Proteins encoded together in one Meles meles chromosome 7, mMelMel3.1 paternal haplotype, whole genome shotgun sequence window:
- the RASSF8 gene encoding ras association domain-containing protein 8 yields the protein MELKVWVDGVQRIVCGVTEVTTCQEVVIALAQAIGRTGRYTLIEKWRDTERHLAPHENPIISLNKWGQYASDVQLILRRTGPSLSERPTSDSVARIPERTLYRQSLPPLAKLRPQIDKSIKRREPKRKSLTFTGGAKGLMDIFGKGKETEFKQKVLNNCKTTADELKKLIRLQTEKLQSIEKELESNEIEIQFWEQKYNSNLEEEIVRLEQKIKRNDVEIEEEEFWENELQIEQENEKQLKDQLQEIRQKITECESKLKDYLAQIQTMENGLEAEKLQREVQEAQVNEEEVKGKIGKVKGEIDIQGQQSLRLENGIKAVERSLGQATKRLQDKEQELEQLTKELRQVNLQQFIQQTGTKVTVLPAEPIEVEASHADIEREAPFQSGSLKRPGSSRQLPSNLRILQNPISSGFNPEGIYV from the exons ATGGAACTTAAAGTATGGGTGGATGGAGTTCAGAGGATTGTTTGTGGGGTCACCGAAGTTACAACTTGCCAGGAGGTTGTAATAGCCTTAGCTCAAGCGATAG GTCGAACAGGAAGGTACACTCTTATAGAAAAATGGAGAGATACTGAAAGACATTTAGCACCTCATGAAAATCCTATCATATCCTTAAACAAATGGGGGCAGTATGCTAGTGATGTACAGCTAATTTTACGTCGAACGGGGCCATCTCTTAGTGAGCGACCCACTTCAGACAGTGTGGCTCGAATTCCAGAGAGAACTTTATATAGGCAGAGTTTGCCCCCCCTGGCTAAACTGAGGCCTCAGATTGACAAATCAATCAAAAGGAGAGAACCTAAAAGGAAATCATTAACATTTACAGGAGGTGCCAAAGGATTAATGGACATTTTTGGAAAgggtaaagaaactgaatttaagCAAAAGGTGCTGAACAACTGCAAGACAACAGCAGATGAATTAAAGAAGCTGATCCGGTTGCAGACAGAGAAGCTTCAATCCATTGAGAAAGAGCTAGAATCAAATGAAATTGAAATACAATTTTGGGAGCAAAAATATAATTCTAACCTTGAAGAGGAAATTGTCCGCCTGGagcaaaagatcaaaagaaatgatGTTGAAATTGAAGAGGAAGAATTTTGGGAAAATGAATTGCAGATTgaacaggaaaatgaaaaacagctgAAGGATCAACTTcaagaaataagacagaaaataacAGAATGTGAGAGCAAATTAAAGGACTATTTGGCTCAGATCCAGACTATGGAAAATGGTCTTGAAGCAGAAAAATTACAACGGGAAGTTCAGGAGGCACAAGTCAATGAAGAAGAGGTTAAAGGAAAGATTGGTAAGGTCAAGGGAGAAATTGACATTCAAGGCCAACAGAGTCTGAGGTTAGAAAATGGCATTAAAGCTGTAGAAAGATCTCTTGGACAAGCCACCAAACGATTACAG GACAAAGAACAAGAACTGGAGCAATTGACGAAAGAGCTACGGCAAGTCAACCTCCAGCAGTTTATCCAACAGACGGGGACAAAAGTTACTGTTTTGCCAGCGGAGCCCATTGAAGTAGAGGCCTCACATGCAGACATAGAAAGGG AGGCACCATTCCAGTCCGGGTCCCTGAAGCGGCCTGGTTCATCTCGGCAGCTCCCCAGTAATCTTCGTATTCTGCAGAATCCTATCTCATCTGGTTTTAATCCTGAAGGCATCTATGTATAA